A genomic segment from Schistosoma mansoni, WGS project CABG00000000 data, chromosome 1 unplaced supercontig 0094, strain Puerto Rico, whole genome shotgun sequence encodes:
- a CDS encoding pcdc2 (programmed cell death protein 2)-related: protein MALVGYINSQTPGHILNCYESFFGGNLITFPCIEPPPVDKIQCMVCRKPMDFIMQLYCPIGDSKYHRTLYIFVCINGPCQSSGNNWKVLRSQYLIKFDQDSQSKPCTNWGAENENDSSDGESWGQDADKGSKTHCKIENSNEQSSSLNGRFQCYSVDIYEDTTITTTSTSHTTEPEIDTAYHDDDDIEVNSSSPSIKNILSKWSEKVLIDQEFIEEDDNTGPESFSDGLLSHIANRGEYGCEDIRYWWSGQPIFNGLPPSDLVNYSTCHRCGSERVFELQIFSTINNSLKVSTLLNDELDGLNVSWLLNIVTVLIFTCRSSCWSSTTDDWIEECIIVQTDKNVTKIICPS, encoded by the exons ATGGCACTGGTGGGTTACATTAACTCTCAAACCCCTGGACATATTTTAAATTGTTATGAAAGCTTTTTTGGTGGAAATCTCATCACCTTTCCGTGTATTGAACCTCCACCTGTAGACAAAATACAATGCATGGTTTGCCGTAAACCCATGGACTTTATTATGCAGTTATATTGCCCGATTGGCGATTCAAAATATCACAGGACCCTTTATATTTTTGTATGCATTAATGGTCCTTGTCAATCCagtggaaacaactggaaagttttGCGTTCACAATACCTCATAAAATTCGATCAAGATTCTCAATCAAAACCATGCACAAATTGGGGTGCTGAAAATGAAAATGATAGTTCTGATGGAGAAAGTTGGGGTCAAGATGCAGATAAAGGTTCAAAA ACTCATTGTAAAATCGaaaattcaaatgaacaatcatcttctCTTAATGGTCGTTTTCAATGTTATTCAGTTGACATCTACGAagatactactattactaccactagTACCAGTCATACTACAGAACCTGAAATAGACACAGCATACCATGATGATGACGATATTGAAGTCAATTCCAGTTCACCATCCATTAAAAACATCCTATCTAAATGGTCAGAAAAAGTTTTAATCGATCAAGAATTCATTGAAGAAGACGATAATACTGGCCCTGAATCTTTTAGTGATGGATTATTATCTCATATTGCTAACAGAGGAGAGTATGGATGTGAAGATATTCGTTATTGGTGGTCTGGTCAACCGATTTTCAATGGTCTACCTCCAAGTGATTTAGTAAATTATTCAACTTGTCATCGATGTGGTTCAGAACGAGTTTTTGAACTACAAATTTTCTCTACCATCAATAATTCTCTTAAGGTATCAACTTTATTAAACGATGAGCTTGACGGATTAAATGTTAGTTGGTTATTAAATATTGTCACAGTATTAATATTTACTTGTCGAAGCTCATGTTGGTCATCAACAACAGATGATTGGATAGAAGAATGTATTATAGTTCAAACAGATAAAAATGTAACTAAGATCATTTGTCCGTCATAG